Proteins encoded in a region of the Candidatus Methylomirabilota bacterium genome:
- a CDS encoding ABC transporter ATP-binding protein — protein MPGVTIKGLTKRYGDVAAVEGLDLRVEPGELVALLGPSGCGKTTTLRLVAGFLRPEAGGIWVGERCLSSPASVVPPERRRMAMIFQSYALWPHMTVAQNVAYGLRFKAGVPRADREARAREMLRVVQLAGYESRYPGELSGGQQQRVAVARALVVEPEILLLDEPLSNLDANLREEMRFEIRRLHETFAITTLYVTHDQAEAMVISDRVAILHRGRVVQVGSAEDLFQRPRTRFVAEFIGKTNLVDATAAEPGVVSRGTLRLRVAGSGSRPGAQVVVSIRPHEIELVAPGGAAPAGLNVLAGTVQRVSYLGDTVDYQVRVSGSDVALRVTAPPPAPFAPGASVTLAVAPEACVLLAQGDEADL, from the coding sequence ATGCCCGGCGTGACGATCAAGGGCCTGACGAAGCGCTACGGCGACGTGGCCGCCGTCGAGGGGCTCGACCTCCGGGTCGAGCCCGGCGAGCTGGTCGCGCTCCTCGGGCCGTCGGGGTGCGGCAAGACGACCACGCTCCGCCTGGTCGCGGGGTTCCTCCGGCCCGAGGCCGGCGGGATCTGGGTGGGCGAGCGCTGCCTCTCCTCGCCGGCGTCGGTGGTCCCGCCCGAGCGACGGCGGATGGCGATGATCTTCCAGAGCTACGCCCTCTGGCCCCACATGACCGTGGCTCAGAACGTCGCCTACGGGCTCCGCTTCAAAGCGGGCGTGCCAAGGGCCGACCGCGAGGCCCGCGCGCGCGAGATGCTGAGGGTCGTCCAGCTCGCCGGCTACGAATCACGCTACCCGGGCGAGCTCTCGGGCGGCCAGCAGCAGCGCGTCGCGGTGGCGCGGGCACTGGTCGTCGAGCCCGAGATCCTCCTGCTCGACGAGCCCCTGAGCAACCTCGACGCCAATCTACGTGAGGAAATGCGCTTCGAGATCCGCCGGCTCCACGAGACCTTCGCCATCACCACCCTCTACGTCACCCACGACCAGGCCGAGGCGATGGTGATCTCGGATCGCGTGGCGATCCTGCACCGGGGGCGCGTCGTCCAGGTCGGGAGCGCCGAGGACCTCTTCCAGCGCCCGCGGACGCGCTTCGTCGCCGAGTTCATCGGCAAGACCAACCTCGTCGACGCGACGGCGGCGGAGCCGGGGGTGGTGTCGCGCGGGACGTTGCGGCTCCGAGTCGCGGGCTCGGGTTCGCGGCCCGGCGCTCAGGTCGTCGTCTCGATCCGCCCTCACGAGATCGAGCTCGTGGCGCCCGGCGGCGCCGCGCCGGCCGGGCTGAACGTTCTCGCGGGCACGGTGCAGCGGGTCAGCTACCTCGGCGACACGGTGGACTATCAGGTGCGCGTGAGTGGAAGCGACGTGGCGCTCCGCGTGACGGCGCCTCCGCCCGCGCCCTTCGCCCCCGGCGCGAGCGTGACGCTGGCCGTGGCGCCCGAGGCGTGCGTGCTGCTGGCGCAGGGCGACGAGGCCGACCTCTAG
- a CDS encoding type II toxin-antitoxin system HicB family antitoxin, which yields MMTHAQTFVVTLEHDEDGWIVAECPALSGCVTQGRTEAEALEAIREAIRASLETRRARGLPLAIEVREVEVEVV from the coding sequence ATGATGACGCACGCACAGACCTTCGTGGTGACGCTCGAGCATGACGAGGATGGATGGATCGTGGCTGAGTGCCCCGCGCTCTCTGGCTGCGTCACCCAAGGCCGGACGGAGGCCGAAGCTCTTGAGGCGATCCGCGAAGCGATTCGCGCAAGCCTCGAGACCCGTCGCGCGCGTGGCCTACCGCTCGCGATTGAGGTCAGAGAGGTCGAGGTCGAGGTGGTGTGA
- a CDS encoding type II toxin-antitoxin system HicA family toxin → MSRLPHCSGAEVIRAFERAGWTQDRQRGSHVTLTKPGSSVVLTVPLHPEIGRGLLRALLRKAGLSVSDFADLL, encoded by the coding sequence GTGAGCCGACTCCCGCACTGCTCAGGCGCGGAGGTTATCCGAGCCTTCGAGCGAGCGGGCTGGACGCAGGATCGACAGCGGGGTAGTCACGTCACACTCACCAAGCCCGGGTCTTCGGTCGTCCTGACAGTGCCGCTCCATCCTGAGATCGGACGTGGACTCCTGCGCGCGCTGCTCCGGAAGGCTGGCCTCTCGGTCTCGGACTTCGCTGACCTTTTGTAG